Proteins found in one Hevea brasiliensis isolate MT/VB/25A 57/8 chromosome 18, ASM3005281v1, whole genome shotgun sequence genomic segment:
- the LOC110635087 gene encoding uncharacterized protein LOC110635087 gives MFKAEIQTERQRILPLDTSKTPVESIRAGERYHFIVEHDVEELGAHTFLWTWIDFLVSTEQFGPRRTSPSIHRKVLMCGSVILVSWTSALVLFNWWKY, from the exons ATGTTTAAG GCAGAAATTCAAACAGAAAGGCAGAGGATCCTTCCATTGGACACATCAAAAACCCCTGTTGAGTCTATACGAGCTGGAGAGCGTTATCATTTCATTGTGGAACATGATGTGGAGGAACTTGGAGCCCATAC ATTTTTGTGGACTTGGATTGATTTTTTGGTTAGTACTGAACAGTTTGGCCCTCGGAGGACTTCTCCGTCCATCCACAGAAAGGTGTTGATGTGCGGAAGTGTCATCTTGGTTAGTTGGACTTCTGCCCTGGTCCTTTTTAATTGGTGGAAATactga
- the LOC110635088 gene encoding stem-specific protein TSJT1-like, which produces MLAIFKKGLVNPPQELNSPASLASSRKPKLPQEIFKDFESSNAPSDVLSISFGDVASLAYIPPQNTYSIHQRLFSGLNDIYCIFLGSLNNLCSLIRQYGLSKGTNEAMFVIEAYRTLRDRGPYPAHQVLKDLEGTFGFVVYDSKARHVFAALGANEGVGLFWGIGGDASVVISDNLEVIKGSCAKSFAPFPSGCMFHSEQGLMSFEHPTSKMKAMPRIDSEGAMCGANFKVDKESRISNMTRVGSEANWALSGPKA; this is translated from the exons ATGTTGGCGATATTCAAGAAAGGGTTGGTGAATCCACCTCAAGAGCTGAATAGCCCAGCTTCATTGGCTTCATCAAGAAAGCCAAAGCTTCCTCAGGAGATTTTCAAGGATTTTGAATCTTCTAATGCTCCCTCTGATGTTTTATCGATTAGCTTTGGGGATGTTGCTTCACTTGCTTATATTCCTCCACAAAATACTTACTCCATTCACCAGAG GTTGTTCAGTGGATTGAATGacatatactgcattttcttggggAGTTTAAACAATCTATGCAGCCTCATTAGACAGTATGGGCTGTCAAAAGGCACCAACGAAGCCATGTTTGTAATTGAAGCTTACAGGACCCTACGTGACCGTGGCCCATACCCAGCCCACCAGGTCCTCAAGGATCTCGAGGGCACTTTCGGATTCGTGGTTTATGATTCCAAGGCAAGACATGTCTTTGCCGCCCTG GGAGCAAATGAAGGTGTGGGGCTATTCTGGGGGATTGGAGGTGATGCATCGGTGGTGATATCCGACAACTTGGAAGTTATTAAAGGAAGTTGTGCAAAGTCATTTGCACCTTTTCCATCAGGGTGCATGTTTCACAGCGAACAAGGGTTGATGAGCTTTGAACATCCAACGAGCAAAATGAAGGCTATGCCCAGAATTGATAGTGAGGGGGCAATGTGTGGAGCCAACTTCAAGGTTGATAAAGAATCCAGGATAAGTAACATGACTCGTGTTGGCAGTGAAGCCAATTGGGCTTTAAGTGGTCCGAAAGCCTAA